From a single Micromonospora pallida genomic region:
- a CDS encoding tetratricopeptide repeat protein, with protein MTVPAAAAVAAVDEATAARELDRLAAAHLVQQPRTGRYTFHDLLRIYAVERATAEDPAPELSAATRRLYAWCRRRTEAAAAATYPQMVRLPSTGDLGTDDAAGFASAGKAVGFGSADDAAGFGSADDAAGFASAGEAMAWLEAERTNLVRVVAHAAEHADPAAWRIPDALRGYYQFRPHSDGFLAAAHALRAAQAAGDEAGEAASRLGLASLHLRRSEYRVGLEHATAMIDAATRADWPEGLAAAYGTCGLMHLRAGRLADAAELTRRAVEIHERLGGAERLSTSLGNLGVIYRDMGRLREAEEVFRQGLALTRRTGMRMNTGISLSNLGDVEHALGRYDDALAHLGEALEVSRETGYRPTEVESLRRLAALHVHADDLTRAVELAESALALAELVGDPSQQAAARNVLGTVHLRRGDGDAAVAEHRRALALARAAGAHGEQAESLIGLAEVHRRTDPVEALAVAGQAWEVARTAGYRVWMGHALVTRAEALSVRDPVAAARTARDALATHRQTGHFLGRLRSLRLLAGIGPAAGLTAVEQATYRREADRIDDLGRWRTAGRPPGIG; from the coding sequence GTGACGGTGCCGGCCGCCGCCGCTGTCGCCGCGGTCGACGAGGCCACGGCCGCGCGGGAGCTGGACCGGCTCGCCGCCGCGCACCTGGTGCAGCAGCCGCGCACCGGCCGGTACACCTTCCACGACCTGCTGCGGATCTACGCCGTGGAGCGGGCCACCGCCGAGGATCCGGCACCGGAGTTGAGTGCGGCGACCCGACGTCTCTACGCCTGGTGCCGGCGACGCACCGAGGCCGCCGCAGCGGCGACCTACCCGCAGATGGTGCGCCTGCCGTCGACCGGGGACCTCGGCACCGACGACGCGGCAGGGTTCGCCAGCGCGGGCAAGGCGGTGGGGTTCGGCTCGGCCGACGACGCAGCAGGGTTCGGCTCAGCCGACGACGCGGCGGGGTTCGCCTCGGCCGGCGAGGCGATGGCCTGGCTGGAGGCGGAACGCACCAACCTGGTCCGGGTCGTCGCGCACGCCGCCGAACACGCGGACCCGGCCGCCTGGCGGATCCCCGACGCGCTGCGCGGGTACTACCAGTTCCGCCCGCACAGCGACGGTTTCCTGGCGGCAGCCCACGCGCTGCGGGCCGCGCAGGCCGCCGGGGACGAGGCGGGCGAAGCCGCGAGCCGGCTGGGACTGGCCAGCCTGCACCTGCGCCGCAGCGAGTACCGGGTGGGCCTGGAGCACGCGACGGCGATGATCGACGCGGCGACCCGGGCGGACTGGCCGGAGGGACTGGCGGCGGCGTACGGCACCTGCGGGTTAATGCACCTGCGGGCCGGACGGCTGGCCGACGCGGCGGAGCTGACCCGGCGGGCGGTGGAGATCCACGAGCGGCTCGGCGGAGCCGAACGGCTGAGCACCAGTCTCGGCAACCTCGGGGTGATCTACCGCGACATGGGCCGGCTACGCGAGGCCGAGGAGGTCTTCCGGCAGGGGCTGGCGCTGACCCGGCGCACCGGAATGCGGATGAACACGGGGATCAGCCTGAGCAATCTCGGGGACGTCGAGCACGCCCTCGGCCGGTACGACGACGCCCTGGCCCACCTCGGCGAGGCGCTGGAGGTGAGCCGGGAGACCGGTTACCGGCCGACGGAGGTGGAGAGCCTGCGGCGGCTGGCCGCGCTGCACGTACACGCGGACGACCTGACCCGGGCGGTCGAACTGGCCGAGTCCGCGCTGGCCCTGGCCGAGCTGGTCGGCGACCCGTCCCAGCAGGCCGCCGCCCGCAACGTGCTGGGCACCGTGCACCTGCGGCGGGGGGACGGCGACGCCGCGGTGGCGGAGCACCGGCGGGCGCTGGCGCTGGCCCGGGCCGCCGGCGCCCACGGTGAGCAGGCCGAGTCCCTGATCGGGCTGGCCGAGGTGCACCGGCGGACCGATCCGGTCGAGGCGCTCGCCGTGGCGGGGCAGGCGTGGGAGGTGGCCCGAACCGCCGGATACCGGGTCTGGATGGGCCATGCCCTGGTCACCAGGGCCGAGGCGCTGAGCGTCCGGGATCCGGTGGCGGCGGCACGGACGGCGCGCGACGCGCTGGCGACGCACCGGCAGACCGGTCACTTCCTCGGCCGGTTACGCAGTCTGCGGCTGCTCGCCGGGATCGGCCCGGCCGCCGGCCTCACCGCCGTCGAGCAGGCGACATATCGGCGGGAGGCCGACCGGATCGACGACCTCGGCCGGTGGCGGACCGCCGGCCGACCGCCCGGCATCGGGTGA
- a CDS encoding phage tail protein, translating into MRGLVDVRMPYPVAGFLPALLQEDDLLVRWTEGLDEVLAPVVSTLDCLEAYLDPWLTPPDFLLWLGEWVGAHLDENWPVERQRAMVAAAATAHRLRGTVSGLRMLLELATDGEVEIVDSAEVSWSTHPRPDTGPVPPPRLHVRVRVAEPDRVARYALAELIRAAVPAHVATTLEVLGRDRLS; encoded by the coding sequence ATGCGCGGCCTGGTCGACGTACGGATGCCGTACCCGGTCGCCGGGTTCCTGCCCGCCCTGTTGCAGGAGGACGACCTGCTGGTCCGCTGGACCGAGGGCCTGGACGAGGTGCTCGCCCCGGTGGTGTCCACCCTGGACTGCCTCGAGGCGTACCTCGATCCCTGGTTGACGCCGCCGGACTTTCTGCTCTGGCTCGGCGAGTGGGTCGGCGCGCACCTGGACGAGAACTGGCCGGTGGAACGGCAGCGCGCGATGGTCGCCGCCGCAGCCACCGCGCACCGGCTCCGCGGCACCGTGAGCGGGCTCCGGATGCTGCTGGAACTGGCCACCGACGGCGAGGTGGAGATCGTGGACTCGGCCGAGGTCTCCTGGTCGACCCACCCGCGACCGGACACCGGGCCGGTCCCGCCGCCCCGGCTGCACGTCCGCGTCCGGGTGGCCGAACCCGACCGGGTCGCCCGGTACGCCCTGGCGGAGCTGATCCGCGCGGCCGTGCCGGCCCACGTCGCGACGACCCTGGAGGTGCTCGGCCGTGATCGTCTGTCGTGA
- a CDS encoding zinc ribbon domain-containing protein, protein MIVCRECGNHNGDADTFCGSCGSFLEWTGEKTTPKITEAPEPEPEPEHRLRPTLLQRIAGVIAPAPGGSPVDQGVVRVSDGSTRGAGARPGLGGPPGVPGGPGGARPGPPGTGRPGSPPGPRTGPPGVSRSGPPGASRPGPPGVSRPGPPGSSGPGSSPGVRPGPPGTASAAPRRPGPPGVRPATPGTAGPAAPTVRPGPPGTGGAGVPGVRPGPPGTGGGAAPGLRSGPLGLADAPGPKPPGVGAPPRRLPPPPPGVANARLPRPVERPAGARLGVPDGPPPGPTRPAPGEPGNDRESGSDAELVGADPEHELDDAVEVTAVGSKPTDATDRTDGPDEEPSESMRPRRALAAPHTSPLVATGADPASPAGRTTAGRTSGRPRAGSPVGSEPEEVTPQPVRPRTTTTGRRAPTRRLEPGDLICGECGEGNPPTRRFCSRCGDSLRTAEVVRRRWWQRLLPRRGPKVTAAGTRPGTPGGGSGGGAVGVLHRVYQRANAVAAMLLFALGIAYLIYPPLRERVNAVVMPPVRDARAWVDRKLNPRFVAARPVEVTGSASVSEHGPDLTVDQYRNTHWQVRWNAERPPTVTLRFGAEVDLERLIVIAGTAEDYTASHRPAKLHLVWSTNRSDTLTVQDTGEPQTLTLTAAKGVTSVQIQVTDVYRAEKGTDVAVSELEFFARE, encoded by the coding sequence GTGATCGTCTGTCGTGAGTGCGGCAATCACAACGGTGACGCGGACACCTTCTGCGGTTCCTGTGGGAGTTTCCTGGAGTGGACCGGCGAGAAGACCACGCCGAAGATCACCGAGGCGCCCGAGCCGGAGCCCGAGCCGGAGCACCGTCTGCGTCCGACCCTGCTGCAACGCATCGCCGGGGTGATCGCGCCGGCCCCGGGCGGTTCCCCGGTCGACCAGGGCGTGGTCCGGGTCTCGGACGGGTCCACGCGAGGGGCGGGAGCCCGCCCGGGGTTGGGTGGTCCCCCCGGGGTGCCGGGTGGACCCGGTGGGGCCCGACCGGGTCCACCCGGCACCGGCCGCCCGGGATCGCCGCCCGGTCCCCGTACCGGTCCGCCCGGGGTGTCCCGCTCTGGCCCGCCGGGTGCGTCTCGTCCCGGTCCGCCCGGGGTGTCCCGTCCCGGTCCGCCGGGAAGCAGCGGGCCGGGATCGTCTCCGGGGGTGCGTCCCGGCCCGCCCGGCACTGCCTCGGCGGCCCCACGCCGCCCCGGTCCGCCGGGCGTTCGTCCGGCTACGCCGGGCACCGCTGGCCCGGCTGCCCCGACCGTCCGTCCCGGCCCGCCGGGCACCGGCGGCGCGGGCGTACCGGGAGTTCGCCCTGGCCCGCCCGGCACCGGCGGTGGGGCGGCCCCCGGGCTCCGCTCCGGTCCGCTCGGGCTGGCCGACGCGCCGGGCCCGAAGCCGCCGGGTGTGGGTGCGCCGCCGCGCCGCCTGCCCCCACCGCCACCGGGAGTGGCGAACGCGCGGCTGCCCCGACCGGTCGAACGTCCCGCCGGCGCCCGGCTCGGCGTGCCCGACGGCCCGCCGCCCGGTCCGACGCGTCCGGCACCCGGCGAGCCCGGGAACGACCGGGAGTCCGGCAGCGACGCCGAGTTGGTCGGCGCGGATCCGGAGCACGAGCTGGACGACGCGGTCGAGGTCACCGCCGTCGGGTCGAAACCGACCGACGCGACGGACCGAACCGACGGTCCGGACGAGGAGCCGTCGGAGTCCATGCGGCCCCGGCGTGCGCTCGCCGCACCGCACACCAGCCCTCTGGTAGCGACCGGCGCGGACCCGGCCAGCCCGGCCGGGCGGACGACCGCAGGGCGGACCTCCGGGCGGCCCCGCGCCGGTTCCCCGGTCGGCTCCGAACCGGAGGAGGTGACGCCCCAGCCGGTCCGGCCCCGGACCACCACCACCGGCCGACGCGCTCCGACCCGCCGGCTGGAACCGGGTGATCTGATCTGCGGCGAGTGCGGCGAGGGCAACCCGCCGACCCGCCGGTTCTGTAGCCGCTGCGGCGACTCGCTGCGTACCGCCGAGGTGGTCCGCCGTCGGTGGTGGCAACGGCTGCTGCCCCGGCGCGGCCCGAAGGTCACCGCGGCGGGCACCCGTCCGGGCACCCCAGGCGGGGGCTCGGGCGGTGGTGCCGTCGGCGTGCTCCACCGCGTCTACCAGCGGGCGAACGCGGTCGCCGCGATGCTGCTCTTCGCGCTCGGCATTGCGTACCTGATCTATCCGCCGCTGCGGGAACGGGTGAACGCGGTGGTCATGCCGCCGGTGCGGGACGCCCGTGCCTGGGTCGACCGGAAGCTCAACCCCCGGTTCGTGGCGGCCCGGCCGGTGGAGGTGACGGGGAGCGCGTCGGTCTCCGAGCACGGGCCGGACCTCACCGTCGATCAGTACCGCAACACGCACTGGCAGGTCCGCTGGAACGCCGAACGGCCGCCCACGGTGACCCTGCGCTTCGGGGCCGAGGTCGACCTGGAACGGCTCATCGTCATCGCCGGTACGGCGGAGGACTACACCGCCTCGCACCGGCCGGCGAAGTTGCACCTGGTCTGGTCCACCAACCGCTCGGACACGCTGACCGTGCAGGACACCGGCGAGCCGCAGACCCTCACGCTGACCGCCGCCAAGGGGGTCACCAGCGTGCAGATCCAGGTCACCGACGTGTACCGAGCGGAGAAGGGCACCGACGTGGCCGTCAGCGAACTCGAGTTCTTCGCCCGGGAGTGA
- a CDS encoding GPW/gp25 family protein has product MQTDVIGTGCAFPLRVQPHGGLATVSGTALLEQAMHVILATYPGERPMRPEFGSRLRDFVFEPATAATRRAVAVEIRTALDRWEPRAEIDEVAVTDDPTGDGLLHIDIRYRVRGTEDPYSLQLDLRTLPGDEAPTGAEVPN; this is encoded by the coding sequence ATGCAGACCGACGTCATCGGCACCGGGTGTGCCTTCCCGCTGCGCGTCCAACCCCACGGCGGGCTCGCCACGGTCAGCGGGACCGCCCTGCTCGAGCAGGCGATGCACGTGATCCTGGCGACCTACCCCGGCGAACGCCCGATGCGGCCGGAGTTCGGCTCCCGGCTGCGTGACTTCGTCTTCGAGCCGGCCACCGCCGCGACCCGGCGGGCGGTCGCGGTGGAGATCCGTACCGCGCTGGACCGGTGGGAACCCCGGGCCGAGATCGACGAGGTCGCCGTCACCGACGACCCGACCGGCGACGGGCTGCTGCACATCGACATCCGCTACCGGGTACGCGGCACCGAGGACCCGTACAGCCTCCAGCTCGACCTGCGGACCCTGCCCGGCGACGAGGCCCCGACCGGGGCGGAGGTGCCGAACTGA
- a CDS encoding putative baseplate assembly protein, with protein sequence MALPAPALDDRGYDDLVADARRLIADRCPEWTDLHPADPGVTLIETFASLTDQLIYRLNRVPDRLYVKFLELVGVRLVPPTPARTPLTFWLSTPARATQVVPAGTRAVTVADGDDPLVFTTLADLTVPPCALTQLRVRTAEGTTDQTAALELGGPVAAFSAVPQPGDELLVGLDRPVGGCAVRLEFEGRVDGVGVNPQHPPLRWDARVADGWRECEVSLDETGALNRPGAILLHVPEGHQATLVDGVLAGWLRARVVEPEEGQPAYSATPVILGLAANTVGGTTEAVHADLVDDEEIGDSEGVPGQRFALSRRPVLANLGDPVLEVSSDDGWQPWTPVRHFAGSGPDDRHFLLDGVTGEVVFGPAVRQPDGTLRRHGAVPARGSRLRLRRYAVGGGSRGNVAAGAVRALRTSVPYVAGVENRHPAGGGVDGETLDEARRRGPLTLRSRDRAVTAEDHEVLAREAAPELARVRCVPSDGDGPPVARILVVPAAPVEHGRLRLEDLIPAEASLTRVAERLDATRLIGTRVVVEPPRYRGVTVVARVVARPRVRVDRVREDGLAALYGFLSPLAGGGPDGRGWPFGRPVQAGELFAVLQRVRGVELVEDLRLFTANPVTGERGAEAGRIDLEPDSLVFSFDHQLRVEEH encoded by the coding sequence ATGGCGCTGCCCGCCCCCGCCCTCGACGACCGCGGCTACGACGACCTGGTCGCCGACGCGCGCCGGCTGATCGCCGACCGCTGCCCGGAGTGGACCGACCTGCATCCGGCCGACCCCGGCGTGACCCTGATCGAGACCTTCGCGTCCCTCACCGACCAGCTCATCTACCGGCTCAACCGGGTGCCCGACCGGCTCTACGTCAAGTTCCTGGAACTGGTCGGGGTGCGCCTGGTGCCGCCCACCCCGGCCCGTACCCCGCTGACGTTCTGGCTCTCCACGCCGGCCCGGGCCACCCAGGTCGTCCCGGCGGGCACCCGGGCGGTCACCGTCGCCGACGGCGACGACCCGCTGGTCTTCACCACCCTGGCCGACCTCACCGTGCCGCCCTGCGCCCTGACCCAGCTACGCGTCCGCACCGCCGAGGGAACCACCGACCAGACCGCCGCCCTGGAACTCGGCGGCCCGGTGGCGGCCTTCTCCGCCGTACCGCAGCCCGGCGACGAACTGCTGGTCGGCCTGGACCGGCCGGTGGGTGGCTGCGCGGTGCGCCTGGAGTTCGAGGGACGGGTGGACGGCGTCGGGGTCAACCCGCAGCACCCGCCGCTGCGCTGGGACGCGCGGGTCGCCGACGGCTGGCGGGAGTGCGAGGTCAGCCTGGACGAGACCGGCGCGCTCAACCGGCCCGGGGCGATCCTGCTGCACGTACCCGAGGGGCACCAGGCCACCCTGGTCGACGGCGTCCTCGCCGGGTGGTTGCGGGCCCGGGTGGTGGAGCCCGAGGAGGGCCAGCCCGCCTACAGCGCCACCCCGGTGATCCTCGGCCTGGCCGCCAACACCGTCGGCGGTACCACCGAGGCCGTGCACGCCGACCTGGTCGACGACGAGGAGATCGGCGACTCGGAGGGGGTGCCCGGCCAGCGGTTCGCGCTGTCCCGCCGACCGGTGCTGGCCAACCTCGGTGACCCGGTCCTCGAGGTCAGCTCCGACGACGGCTGGCAGCCGTGGACCCCGGTCCGCCACTTCGCCGGCAGCGGCCCGGACGACCGGCACTTCCTGCTCGACGGGGTGACCGGGGAGGTCGTGTTCGGCCCGGCGGTCCGTCAGCCGGACGGCACGCTGCGCCGCCACGGCGCCGTACCGGCCCGGGGCAGTCGGCTGCGGTTGCGCCGCTACGCGGTCGGTGGCGGCAGCCGGGGCAACGTCGCCGCCGGTGCGGTCCGCGCGTTGCGCACCAGCGTCCCGTACGTCGCCGGGGTGGAGAACCGCCACCCGGCCGGCGGCGGCGTGGACGGCGAGACCCTGGACGAGGCCCGCCGCCGGGGCCCGCTGACGCTACGCAGCCGGGACCGGGCGGTGACCGCCGAGGACCACGAGGTGCTGGCCCGCGAGGCGGCCCCCGAACTGGCCCGGGTGCGCTGCGTACCGAGCGACGGCGACGGCCCGCCGGTGGCCCGGATCCTGGTGGTGCCGGCGGCCCCGGTTGAGCACGGCCGGCTGCGACTGGAGGACCTGATCCCGGCCGAGGCGAGCCTGACCCGGGTGGCCGAGCGGCTGGACGCCACCCGGCTGATCGGCACCCGGGTGGTCGTCGAGCCGCCCCGCTACCGGGGAGTGACCGTGGTGGCCAGGGTGGTCGCCCGGCCCCGGGTCCGCGTCGACCGGGTCCGCGAGGACGGCCTGGCCGCCCTGTACGGCTTCCTCAGCCCGCTGGCCGGCGGCGGTCCGGACGGGCGGGGCTGGCCGTTCGGCCGTCCGGTGCAGGCCGGGGAACTCTTCGCCGTGCTGCAACGGGTCCGGGGCGTGGAGCTGGTCGAGGACCTGCGGCTGTTCACCGCCAACCCGGTGACCGGGGAACGGGGCGCCGAGGCGGGCCGGATCGACCTGGAACCGGACAGCCTGGTCTTCTCCTTCGACCACCAGCTCCGGGTCGAGGAGCACTGA